One window of Methanogenium organophilum genomic DNA carries:
- the cfbD gene encoding Ni-sirohydrochlorin a,c-diamide reductive cyclase catalytic subunit produces MQYIQPRPSSIVAALYTARDLGCDLAILHGPSGCSFKHARLLEEDGLRVLTTSLGDNEFIFGGQDALERVLRYAEETFSPSRIAVVGTCVSMIIGEDMEAAIRDSGIHTPAIAMDIHAGFRENIDGVMAALRPAADAGWISVEELDRQKRLLIGANEVERTRGAACKPYIEPSRGDLKHIAAGRLLECIGAGKKGLVILNAKKETAYMFADIMVAVHESSPEADIRYYANLSDLGLAKVRRDAENIRNGLKAHDIEPILTGALDEYGVLGDALGEIIQKAKPDFAVVAGVPHAIPPQYTEGVEMFSITNGPRQVEPLRDIGHQHVVVEIDLHPKTLGVHEIVASEFGETIRSLL; encoded by the coding sequence ATGCAGTACATTCAGCCACGACCCAGTTCGATTGTTGCCGCCCTCTATACCGCCCGTGATCTGGGATGTGACCTTGCCATTCTACACGGACCATCAGGATGCTCGTTTAAACATGCACGCCTCCTCGAAGAAGACGGACTGCGGGTACTGACAACATCCCTTGGCGACAATGAGTTCATCTTCGGGGGACAGGACGCACTTGAACGTGTCCTGAGATATGCAGAAGAAACCTTTTCGCCCTCACGAATTGCGGTTGTCGGCACCTGTGTCTCGATGATCATCGGTGAGGATATGGAGGCGGCCATCCGCGATTCCGGAATCCATACACCAGCAATTGCTATGGATATTCATGCAGGATTTCGGGAAAATATTGATGGAGTCATGGCGGCACTCCGTCCTGCTGCAGATGCCGGATGGATTAGTGTTGAAGAACTGGACCGTCAGAAACGGCTCCTTATCGGTGCAAATGAAGTTGAACGGACACGGGGGGCTGCATGCAAACCATATATCGAACCTTCCCGCGGTGATCTCAAACATATTGCAGCAGGGCGCCTCCTCGAATGCATCGGTGCCGGAAAAAAAGGGCTTGTAATCCTGAATGCAAAAAAGGAGACCGCATATATGTTCGCAGACATTATGGTTGCCGTCCATGAATCGTCTCCTGAGGCGGACATCCGGTACTATGCAAATCTCTCTGATCTGGGCCTTGCAAAGGTACGACGGGATGCGGAAAATATCAGGAATGGTCTGAAGGCGCATGATATCGAACCGATTCTGACCGGTGCCCTTGATGAATATGGTGTCCTGGGAGATGCGCTGGGAGAAATCATACAGAAAGCCAAACCGGATTTCGCTGTTGTGGCAGGCGTACCTCATGCAATTCCCCCGCAATACACCGAAGGAGTTGAGATGTTTTCCATTACTAACGGTCCCCGGCAGGTTGAACCGTTACGTGACATCGGCCACCAGCACGTCGTTGTAGAAATTGACCTGCACCCGAAAACGCTTGGCGTTCATGAAATTGTTGCAAGTGAATTCGGGGAGACGATACGGAGTCTTTTATGA
- the cfbB gene encoding Ni-sirohydrochlorin a,c-diamide synthase, whose translation MKSLLITGDRSGSGKTSITLAIAALLSEENIVQPFKVAMDYIDPSYLTGVTGRACRNLDSFVMDTPLIHDVYANGAIGADISIVEGVRGLYEGSDALTDRGSTASIAKTLDLPVILVVDARSITRSAAALVKGFQMFDPAVRIKGVILNQVKGGIHREKATKAIEHACGIPVIGAIPRSEEMKLTMRHLGLVPFLEGSQKSVFTEKIQVITRIIGNHVDFDQLLDIAKESPAPQKQPALFRPAAETDIKIGIALDESFNFYYNDLFDILRALGAEPVFFSPIHDRLPDADGYIIGGGYPELFADKLEDNTRMRDAIREVSANGAPIYAECGGLIYLTEDLILGSGYDGRTTDEHYAMAGVFEGETRMPVKRVIGYVEGIASDKSPLGGGFFAGHEFHHTDVRLADDTEYAYRLTRGKGIRDNRDGAICNNTIAGYTHLHPSSVPDMFRHFTETCRNHFE comes from the coding sequence ATGAAGAGTCTTCTCATCACCGGAGACCGTTCAGGAAGTGGGAAAACAAGCATCACCCTTGCGATAGCAGCACTGCTTTCCGAAGAGAATATTGTCCAGCCGTTTAAAGTGGCCATGGACTATATTGATCCCTCATATCTCACCGGCGTTACCGGCAGGGCATGCAGAAACCTGGATAGTTTCGTCATGGACACTCCGCTGATTCATGATGTGTATGCGAATGGTGCAATCGGGGCGGACATCTCCATTGTTGAAGGCGTCCGGGGCCTCTATGAAGGATCTGATGCCCTGACAGACAGGGGGTCAACTGCAAGTATCGCAAAGACCCTTGATCTGCCGGTTATTCTGGTGGTGGATGCCCGAAGCATTACCCGCAGTGCAGCAGCACTGGTGAAAGGATTCCAAATGTTTGACCCGGCAGTCCGTATTAAAGGCGTCATTCTCAATCAGGTGAAAGGCGGGATACACCGGGAAAAAGCAACAAAAGCAATCGAACATGCATGCGGCATTCCGGTCATTGGTGCGATTCCCCGGAGTGAAGAGATGAAACTCACCATGCGGCATTTGGGCCTGGTGCCATTCCTTGAAGGGTCACAAAAATCAGTATTCACTGAAAAAATACAGGTAATCACCCGGATCATCGGGAATCATGTCGATTTTGACCAGCTTCTTGATATCGCAAAGGAATCACCCGCACCCCAAAAACAGCCCGCACTGTTTCGTCCGGCAGCCGAAACAGACATAAAAATTGGCATTGCCCTTGATGAATCATTCAATTTTTACTACAACGATCTCTTTGATATTCTCCGTGCACTGGGTGCAGAACCAGTGTTTTTCAGTCCGATACATGACCGACTGCCGGATGCGGACGGGTATATCATCGGCGGGGGATATCCTGAACTCTTTGCGGACAAACTGGAAGACAACACCCGGATGCGGGACGCCATCCGGGAAGTATCTGCAAATGGCGCCCCCATCTATGCGGAATGCGGCGGACTCATCTATCTCACAGAAGATCTGATTCTTGGTTCCGGGTATGACGGACGAACAACAGACGAACATTATGCAATGGCGGGTGTGTTCGAAGGTGAAACACGAATGCCGGTGAAACGGGTCATTGGGTATGTGGAAGGAATTGCATCGGATAAAAGCCCTCTTGGGGGAGGTTTTTTTGCCGGGCATGAATTCCATCATACTGATGTGCGCCTCGCAGATGACACCGAATATGCATATCGGCTTACCCGTGGGAAAGGCATCCGGGATAACCGGGACGGAGCGATTTGCAACAATACCATTGCAGGATATACTCATCTGCATCCATCTTCCGTTCCCGATATGTTCAGGCATTTCACCGAGACGTGCAGGAACCATTTTGAATAA
- the ilvE gene encoding branched-chain-amino-acid transaminase — protein MLIYLNGEFVQEEDAKVSVFDHGLLYGDGVFEGIRAYNGRVFRLREHIERMWDSAKTIDLKIPITKEEMEEAILETLRKNDLKDAYIRPIITRGVGDLGLDPNKCATPTIIVIATGWGAMYGDLYDKGLTAITCSIRRNPAQSLPPNVKSLNYLNNIMAKIEANYKGGDEAIFFDTNGYVAEGSGDNIYVVKNGVIITPHTLNNLRGITRMVLLEVADEMGIPVLEQNLGYFDLYTADEVIVTGSAAEVAPVTKIDGREIGTGKPGPVVKQLMAGFTLKTETEGTPVY, from the coding sequence ATGCTGATTTACCTGAACGGAGAGTTTGTCCAGGAAGAGGACGCAAAAGTATCTGTCTTTGACCATGGTCTGCTCTACGGAGACGGCGTTTTTGAAGGCATTCGTGCCTATAACGGGAGGGTGTTTCGCCTCCGGGAACATATCGAAAGGATGTGGGATTCTGCAAAAACCATCGACCTGAAGATACCAATCACAAAAGAGGAGATGGAGGAAGCCATTCTTGAGACACTTCGGAAAAATGACCTCAAAGACGCCTATATACGCCCGATTATAACGCGAGGTGTCGGTGATCTTGGACTTGATCCAAATAAATGCGCGACGCCCACCATTATTGTGATTGCAACCGGATGGGGCGCCATGTACGGTGACCTCTATGATAAGGGTCTCACTGCTATTACCTGCTCCATCAGAAGGAATCCGGCACAATCGCTCCCCCCGAATGTAAAGAGTCTCAATTACCTGAACAATATAATGGCAAAGATTGAAGCCAATTATAAGGGTGGCGACGAGGCAATCTTCTTTGATACAAACGGGTATGTTGCAGAAGGGTCCGGAGACAACATCTATGTAGTGAAAAACGGTGTCATCATCACGCCGCATACCCTGAATAACCTCAGGGGGATAACCCGAATGGTGCTCCTTGAAGTTGCGGATGAAATGGGCATTCCGGTGCTGGAACAGAACCTGGGGTATTTTGATCTCTATACCGCTGACGAAGTCATTGTCACCGGATCTGCAGCAGAAGTTGCACCTGTAACAAAAATTGATGGCCGTGAAATAGGCACAGGAAAACCAGGGCCGGTTGTCAAACAGCTGATGGCCGGATTCACACTCAAGACAGAGACAGAGGGCACTCCTGTTTACTAA
- a CDS encoding glycosyltransferase family 2 protein: MKREEYMQQIQNQVVSKSNPTKTSINMDPMQNQIVNKSTLIKPPVNLDPIQNQVGRKSTPTKTPVNLDSIQYNKLSAIIPAYNEALSIGSLVLKTKKYVDHVIVIDDGSNDKTADIARLAGATVIQLEKNQGKAQALMYGFELLKQEGYTTAVMFDGDGQHNPDDIPAIVEPVLRGEADLVIGSRYLGKESAIPAYRMIGQKTLGAFTNFGAKTKTTDSTSGFRALSTKAINNLDFSSEGYSIEFDMINHFASRNLQITEVPIEVAYGDPNFHKKNAFTQGLGPLYDLIGTVGYKRPMLVFVFTGALIALFGLLAGYFAFPMEFPFILTMVSAVAVLLGFLLISSGLLLNSLVQIMKIYRK; encoded by the coding sequence ATGAAAAGGGAGGAATATATGCAACAAATACAGAATCAGGTAGTAAGTAAATCGAATCCGACAAAGACTTCAATCAATATGGATCCTATGCAGAATCAGATCGTAAATAAATCGACCCTGATAAAGCCCCCCGTCAATTTGGATCCTATACAGAATCAGGTAGGTAGAAAATCAACTCCGACAAAGACCCCCGTCAATTTGGATTCGATACAATACAATAAACTGTCTGCAATTATCCCGGCTTACAATGAAGCTTTGTCGATTGGAAGTCTCGTCCTGAAGACGAAGAAGTATGTTGATCATGTCATTGTCATCGATGACGGTTCAAATGACAAAACAGCAGATATTGCCAGGCTTGCTGGTGCAACGGTAATTCAGCTTGAAAAAAATCAGGGTAAAGCACAAGCTCTGATGTATGGGTTTGAACTGCTAAAACAGGAGGGTTACACAACAGCAGTGATGTTTGACGGAGATGGACAGCATAATCCTGACGACATTCCTGCCATCGTTGAACCCGTCCTCAGAGGCGAGGCTGATCTTGTTATCGGTTCGCGATACCTTGGAAAGGAATCTGCTATTCCTGCTTATCGAATGATCGGGCAGAAAACACTGGGTGCATTCACAAATTTTGGAGCAAAGACAAAAACAACCGATTCGACATCAGGGTTCAGGGCATTGAGCACTAAGGCCATAAATAACCTTGATTTCAGCTCCGAGGGCTACAGTATTGAATTTGATATGATCAATCACTTCGCCTCACGAAATTTGCAGATCACCGAAGTCCCCATAGAGGTAGCATACGGTGATCCGAATTTTCATAAGAAAAATGCATTTACGCAAGGTCTTGGACCTCTGTACGATCTGATAGGGACCGTTGGATATAAGCGTCCAATGTTGGTATTTGTATTTACCGGCGCGTTAATTGCTCTATTTGGACTTTTAGCCGGATATTTCGCGTTTCCTATGGAATTCCCGTTCATTCTTACGATGGTGAGTGCTGTAGCGGTACTTCTTGGATTCCTCCTCATATCGTCAGGACTGTTACTCAATTCGCTGGTCCAGATTATGAAAATCTACAGGAAATGA